The genome window TTATTTATTATTATACAGATTTAAAATAATTTCAACTATTTTTTTTATAAAATATAAATTTTTTAGTAAAAATTATATGATATAATAAAATATAAAGTACTTATAAGGAGTGAAAAATGAGATATTTACAAATTATAATATTGCTAATGACCCTTGGAATTAAAAGTTTTTCATACAATGTTGATGATTATATATTCTTTAATAAAGGTTTAGAAGCTAATGACAAAAGAGATTATAAAAACAGTTTGTTTTTTTATGAAATTTATCAAAAAAATTTTCCATATTCATATCCATTAAGAAGCAATTATGCTAAATTTTATATTGCAAAAAATTATATGGATATGGGGAGACTAGATGATGCACTTTTATATTTTTCAAGAGCCGTTTATGTTCCTGAGAAATATGTGAAGCAAGAGGTAAAAAAATCGAACTATTTTCAATATAGACGTGATTATTTTTCTGGTGAGATTTATCTTAAAAAAAATGATTTAGAAAAATCCAATGAATATTTTAAGAGATTAGTTTTAGATTATTACGATCCACAATTAGAACCTTATGAAAAAAAGGCGTTAAAAATATTAGAGAAAACAAATGAAAAATATAAAAAAATATATGAAGTTAAATATGACAATAATTTCGAATCTTTAAATGAGATGAGTGTGGATGAACTTAACAAATTAAGTGATTATTTTTATCAAAAACGAAAATACAAGAGTGTAATAGCTGTTTTAGATAAAGTGGGAAGTTTTGAAGAATTGAATTATGATAGAAAGCAAATTTATATTCAGAGCTTGTTGAGATTAGAAGAGAATAAAAAAGTTATAGAGTTAACAACAGATGTAAATAGTGACGAGATGAGATTGAGTTTTTACAGAGGGATAGCTTTTGAGCAGAGTAAAGATTTTCCAAGAGCTATATATAACTATGGAGTGATAAAAGATTTAAGATTGAAAGATAGAGCACTTTTCAGAATAGCAAGAATATATTATCAATTAGAGGATTATAAAAAGGCTAAAGATACACTTGAAAAGACGACTAAAAGAGATGAAAGTATAGATAGTTTACTTTTAGATATATACATAAAATTACAAAATAAAAAGAGATTTATAGCTGATTACAACAAATTTAAAGAGTTGTATCCACAGAATCCGAAAATGGGATTGTATTATATGGTTTATAATAAATTGAATAAGAAAATTGAAAACCCATGGGAGTTAGCAAACTATAATATTTTCTTTACAAGTAATTATGTTGTAAGGAGTTATTTGAACTCGTTAAATGATTTTGAAATAAAAAATACTTATAAAGAGGAAGTTTTAAAAAATGCATTAACTGAAATTGGAAAGTTGGGTAGATCAGAACTTTTGGAGGTAGCAGTTCAAAGTAGTAATTTTGATTTAGATTCGGAAAGTGTTCAAGATAAAATAACAATAATGAATAGCTTTGTAGATA of Cetobacterium sp. ZOR0034 contains these proteins:
- a CDS encoding tetratricopeptide repeat protein; the protein is MRYLQIIILLMTLGIKSFSYNVDDYIFFNKGLEANDKRDYKNSLFFYEIYQKNFPYSYPLRSNYAKFYIAKNYMDMGRLDDALLYFSRAVYVPEKYVKQEVKKSNYFQYRRDYFSGEIYLKKNDLEKSNEYFKRLVLDYYDPQLEPYEKKALKILEKTNEKYKKIYEVKYDNNFESLNEMSVDELNKLSDYFYQKRKYKSVIAVLDKVGSFEELNYDRKQIYIQSLLRLEENKKVIELTTDVNSDEMRLSFYRGIAFEQSKDFPRAIYNYGVIKDLRLKDRALFRIARIYYQLEDYKKAKDTLEKTTKRDESIDSLLLDIYIKLQNKKRFIADYNKFKELYPQNPKMGLYYMVYNKLNKKIENPWELANYNIFFTSNYVVRSYLNSLNDFEIKNTYKEEVLKNALTEIGKLGRSELLEVAVQSSNFDLDSESVQDKITIMNSFVDSEFYKEAFDKVSEYKREFYRYKNLLHYIYPKYYRKDVEKARRNYILPQSLIYTVMYTQSGFDKESIQFGKVGLMGIPEELIKGREEEYFDSAKNIEEGTRNLKNVYEKNNGMILKTLIEYLYGEKVVKNLNFELDGDLKLETITDEKFQREIEEIVYTYAFYSAIYN